The Eremothecium gossypii ATCC 10895 chromosome VII, complete sequence nucleotide sequence TAGTTCGACGCCCATTAAGTATAGCTTTGAGAGTTCCGGGCCGCCTACGCAGGACTCGATCTCTAAACCTCTAAACTTCACGCATAAAGAACAATTTAGTGAGGGCGACGAGCCAGACATATACAACGCACTAGATGATGCTAATAGGCTGCAGTACGAAATTGATTTGCTTTTCCGGCGATATGTCGATGCTAACAAGGAAATTCGGGCAGATATCGACGACTTCTGTCAGATTAGCGGCGAGCGCCGCTCATCTCGTACATCTTTCGCGGCAAACGACAGTTCATTCTAAATATCCCTTGCGCTAAGGGGTCCACAGACGAGTTACATGTATTCGGCCACTATTTACGTTCGTACGCGGCTATCATCGTCATCCAGGGGCCTCCCTTCAATAAGGCCCGCATACCCAAGCTTGAAAAGTACGTTGCCGCATCGCGAAAATAAGCATTCGGAGGCCAGGCACTATTTCAATATCCGCATGTGAATAGATTTCCTCGCCGTATATAGAAGCTTTGTATCAAAATTAAGGACAACTACTCAAAGGAAGCAAATTGAACGCTAGTTCTGTTTAAGTTGGATGTGACGATGGGGTCGGTTTCAGTGATACACCGCTGCATGCGTGGGATGTCATTTTGGAAGCAACTCTGCAGACAAGCATTTAATATTGTTACTGTCTCATGTTCGAGATGGCCTCTTAATACTCGCTGGAAGAATTGCAAATCTACAGTGATCTGTAGGAGTCCATCAGATGATATGTGGCCGATGTACGGCTTAAAGGCTTCAAAAAGATACTTTGAGATAAATATCTGAGATTCTTTTAGTATACGCTGTATCAACTGCGGTCCAAGTTGAAAGCATTCGCTGTGAACGGTCACCAAAATCATGAGAGATTCGATAATATAATCACCTGCTCGGAAGGAGTTGGAGCTATGAGTAGCCCAGTTTATATCATGGAATTTCTCCTCTAGTATATCCCTCAATGTCATCTTCAGTCCTGATAGGTAATTGCCAAAGATGGAAGACTCCATCTTTTTCAAAAGCGTAAAGATTTCCAGCTTTTTGGCATTCAGGTTAGATTCAAAGGCCTCATCAAAGTACTGTAAGATCTCTGGGAATGTGTGGGCCTTGATATGCTGCAGGTTGGTCAAGGTGAGAATAGTGTGCGAATTGCGAGGATTATCCTTATCCTTAGCGGCGTTCTTCAAGATCGATTCTAAAACCGATTCAAGAGAAGTTATTTGCTGTAGCTCTATAACGGACACTAGTTGGTCAGAAGGATAGCTAACGATGGATATGCCATTTAAGACAGGTAGTTTCTCATAGGAAAATAATATATCCCTCATAGTCCTAATACTGTACTGGTTGAAACACAACACAATTTCCGGATACTGGGTAATACAGTATTTTTCATCTCCTACTACCTGGAACACTTCCCAGTCTTCCAGCTCATGGGAATTAGACATATCTCTCAATTTTGTAGATGAAATTGCTCCAACGCAGCGGTCAAGTATCATTTCATCTAGAGTGCGTAGAATCCTGATACAATCATCGGTTATGGTTAATTGTGCAAGTTCTGTCGTAAATTTCAGAATGGGGTCGACAATTTTCGGCAAATACCTTAAACAACTCAAACTGTTGCATCTAGGAGGTATAAAACCGAAATGGGAGGGATATGCACCTTCTGGAACTTTCGCCTGCTCCTTGCCTAAGCTTTGTTGGGTGGACATAAATAGATCAGACAATGCCCGATTCAGCAGTTTGACAAAGTTTTGGCCACCTTCTCTAGTAACGGCGATCTCAGTTTTTGACAATTGAAGCATAGTAGCTTCTTCCTGCGTCTGGTCACCAAGGCCTATAATATTTTCTTTCCTTTTCTCATTAAGCAACGTCGTCTGATAACTGTTATTCATAAACCTTTCCACGTGCTCCCAGAACTCTACAAACTTGGTGCAGAGGTCAGAGATCGTGGTTATGTATTTGAGGATCAACAGCCACATTTCAATCACGATGGGGGAGTCCGTCAAGTTGTACTTGCGAGATGCAACATTTTTCATGTCTTCAGAGTACGTCTCCATATTAAGATAGAAAGTTAGATCGATGTTCTCCGCGATATTATTCTTCAGGATATCGTGCTGTGCATTCACAATCTTTTCCATCATGGTTTGTGACAGAGTTCTTAGCTGAGTATGGAATCTTTTCAGCCTGTTTGTCATCCACAAATTTACAGGATTCTCCTCGACCTTTAAGTCAACCAGCTTCGAGATCAAGGGAAGGAAGTACT carries:
- a CDS encoding uncharacterized protein (Syntenic homolog of Saccharomyces cerevisiae YLR146WA); this translates as MDQKHRELSPIGISSTPIKYSFESSGPPTQDSISKPLNFTHKEQFSEGDEPDIYNALDDANRLQYEIDLLFRRYVDANKEIRADIDDFCQISGERRSSRTSFAANDSSF
- the SEC5 gene encoding exocyst subunit SEC5 (Syntenic homolog of Saccharomyces cerevisiae YDR166C (SEC5)), with protein sequence MVEMLNPFAFDNSKLLEVYQLKTLNPRSTWEKETTRNDSTENSEASRKQRSLSDIPDPLQPSRSMEGLLEQLNIPPEERHRYYINCNSFNTKLFLRNIHKDDTFKELADALESLNVSMTEEGNDLKNLVQTNFVRYVRCKSNLDQIYDQFNKRMSGNENFLGIDHLDESVNNMVRGTTMKVIPLVDQASKVKHYKSAIRYVQDNKELFDLPKTLIESVNKKDYGTLMSEYKNGCKLYAQTKQNHVVTKIWKEVETIIDQYRNHTWEQLLESVENENQEYFLPLISKLVDLKVEENPVNLWMTNRLKRFHTQLRTLSQTMMEKIVNAQHDILKNNIAENIDLTFYLNMETYSEDMKNVASRKYNLTDSPIVIEMWLLILKYITTISDLCTKFVEFWEHVERFMNNSYQTTLLNEKRKENIIGLGDQTQEEATMLQLSKTEIAVTREGGQNFVKLLNRALSDLFMSTQQSLGKEQAKVPEGAYPSHFGFIPPRCNSLSCLRYLPKIVDPILKFTTELAQLTITDDCIRILRTLDEMILDRCVGAISSTKLRDMSNSHELEDWEVFQVVGDEKYCITQYPEIVLCFNQYSIRTMRDILFSYEKLPVLNGISIVSYPSDQLVSVIELQQITSLESVLESILKNAAKDKDNPRNSHTILTLTNLQHIKAHTFPEILQYFDEAFESNLNAKKLEIFTLLKKMESSIFGNYLSGLKMTLRDILEEKFHDINWATHSSNSFRAGDYIIESLMILVTVHSECFQLGPQLIQRILKESQIFISKYLFEAFKPYIGHISSDGLLQITVDLQFFQRVLRGHLEHETVTILNACLQSCFQNDIPRMQRCITETDPIVTSNLNRTSVQFASFE